The following proteins are co-located in the Geoanaerobacter pelophilus genome:
- a CDS encoding glycosyltransferase: MNGNQPLVSVCIPTRNSARYLEAALDSIAAQTWEHLEVLIGDNASTDETLEIAERYVLRYGWKLLRSPRDLGAFGNWNRLVAAAQGDYIAIYHSDDCYEPAIVAESVAVLEGNPELGLVAALATVIDAKGVEQYHVELPEGVDVAPSYRFEDVFQAVLGNGGERIFLVTPTVMVRRRMYDGLGMFDTSGRFASAGDYEMWLRIAAQNPVAVIPRPLMRYRVHEGQGSETELRRNLELPDLLAVLEQYSEMIEDHDIRLAYDCYRSRTYLKTALKQNCAGDFSRSSMTADLIRSGRYLPIAKLVQVANRFGINLRCWPGRSWPCRILSGSD, from the coding sequence ATGAATGGCAACCAGCCGCTGGTTTCGGTCTGCATCCCCACCCGGAACAGTGCGCGCTATCTGGAAGCAGCCCTGGACAGCATTGCCGCTCAGACCTGGGAACATCTCGAGGTACTCATCGGCGACAATGCCTCCACCGATGAGACGCTCGAAATAGCAGAACGTTACGTGCTTCGCTACGGCTGGAAGCTGCTGCGGAGCCCCCGCGATCTCGGGGCGTTCGGTAACTGGAACCGGCTTGTCGCTGCTGCTCAGGGCGATTATATCGCGATCTACCATTCCGATGACTGTTACGAACCGGCAATTGTGGCAGAGTCCGTTGCGGTCCTGGAGGGGAATCCAGAACTCGGGCTCGTTGCCGCGCTGGCAACGGTAATTGACGCCAAAGGGGTGGAGCAGTATCATGTCGAGCTCCCGGAAGGGGTGGACGTAGCCCCGTCATACCGGTTCGAAGACGTTTTCCAGGCCGTTCTCGGCAATGGGGGAGAGCGCATCTTTCTGGTCACTCCTACGGTGATGGTCAGGCGCCGCATGTACGACGGACTGGGCATGTTCGACACGAGCGGACGCTTTGCCTCTGCCGGAGATTACGAGATGTGGTTGCGGATCGCGGCGCAGAACCCGGTTGCGGTCATCCCGCGGCCGCTCATGCGTTACCGGGTACATGAAGGGCAGGGGAGCGAAACAGAGCTGCGCCGCAACCTTGAGCTTCCCGACCTGCTGGCGGTTCTGGAGCAGTACTCGGAGATGATCGAAGACCACGATATCCGGTTGGCGTACGACTGCTACCGCTCCCGGACCTATCTCAAAACAGCGCTCAAGCAGAACTGCGCCGGTGATTTCAGCCGCAGCAGCATGACGGCGGATCTCATCCGTTCCGGCCGGTATCTCCCCATCGCAAAGCTGGTCCAAGTAGCAAACCGTTTCGGAATCAATCTCCGCTGCTGGCCGGGGCGCTCCTGGCCATGCCGCATCCTTTCCGGGAGCGACTGA